From Saimiri boliviensis isolate mSaiBol1 chromosome 9, mSaiBol1.pri, whole genome shotgun sequence, a single genomic window includes:
- the LOC101029388 gene encoding small ribosomal subunit protein uS10-like yields the protein MAFKDMEKTPVQPEVASHRVRITVATRKVKSLKVCADLIRGAQKKNLKVKGPVRMPTRTLRFTTRKTPCGEDFKTWDRFQMRIYKRLIDLHDPSEIVEQITSISIEPGVEVEVTIAHA from the coding sequence ATGGCTTTTAAGGATATGGAAAAAACACCCGTGCAGCCGGAGGTGGCAAGTCACCGAGTTCGAATCACTGTAGCGACCCGCAAGGTAAAATCCCTCAAGGTGTGTGCTGACTTGATCAGAGGAGCACAGAAAAAGAATCTCAAAGTGAAAGGACCAGTTCGAATGCCTACCAGGACTCTGAGATTCACTACAAGAAAAACTCCTTGTGGTGAAGATTTTAAGACGTGGGATCGTTTCCAGATGAGAATCTACAAGCGACTCATTGACCTGCACGATCCTTCTGAGATTGTTGAGCAGATTACTTCCATCAGTATTGAGCCAGGAGTGGAGGTGGAAGTCACCATTGCACATGCATAA